In Leptolyngbya sp. NIES-2104, the genomic window CGAAGAAATTGGTCGCGACGAAGTGGAGATCCAAATCGATATGCCGAAATGGGATCAACTGGCGATCGACCAGCGCAATCTCTTGTTTTGGCACGAAGTTGCACGTATCCAAGCCGACACGATCCCCAAAGACGGCTGGGAAATGGCGGCGTTAGCGATCGGCTTAGGTGGCGCGGTCGGTGAACTTTGGGTTCAAGATGGTCTGCTGCTGCTCTTAGCGATGGGATTGTCTGGGGTGGCAGGCTGGAGACTGTACCAGAAAAATAACAGTGATAAGACGGTCAAAGAAGCGATCGAAGCTGATGAACGAGCGATTCAATTGGCGACCCGATTTGGTTACACGCTGCCGAATGCTTATAAAAGCTTGGGGAGTGCGTTGAAAACTTTGAT contains:
- a CDS encoding DUF3318 domain-containing protein: MSELRRLKTLLPPELQSWVTIETTTAVNPPLITSEEIGRDEVEIQIDMPKWDQLAIDQRNLLFWHEVARIQADTIPKDGWEMAALAIGLGGAVGELWVQDGLLLLLAMGLSGVAGWRLYQKNNSDKTVKEAIEADERAIQLATRFGYTLPNAYKSLGSALKTLIDQTPKKKLRSCYQARLDALKKSAAKAKAKMRSAAPSDF